The proteins below come from a single Zhouia spongiae genomic window:
- a CDS encoding peroxiredoxin: MATLRLGDKAPDFTAQTTEGEINFYDYLGDGWGVLFSHPADYTPVCTTELGAVAKYKDEFAKRNTKVLALSVDGLESHKGWVSDINDTQHTTVNFPIIADEDRKVSSLYDMIHPNASETFTVRSVYVIGSDKTIKLIITYPASTGRNFEELLRVIDSLQLTAYQKVATPANWKHGDEVVISPSVSNEEAKKLFTKGFKEVRPYLRLTPQPDLD; the protein is encoded by the coding sequence ATGGCAACACTACGATTAGGAGACAAAGCTCCCGACTTTACCGCTCAGACTACCGAAGGTGAAATTAACTTCTATGATTATCTGGGCGACGGATGGGGAGTGCTATTTTCGCACCCTGCCGATTACACTCCGGTATGTACTACCGAACTGGGGGCTGTTGCTAAGTATAAAGATGAATTTGCTAAACGAAATACCAAGGTATTGGCTCTTAGTGTAGATGGATTAGAATCGCATAAAGGCTGGGTAAGCGATATCAACGATACCCAGCATACTACGGTGAACTTTCCGATTATAGCCGACGAAGACCGGAAGGTTTCTTCTCTGTATGACATGATTCACCCTAATGCAAGCGAAACTTTCACCGTTAGGTCTGTTTACGTTATAGGCAGCGATAAAACCATCAAACTTATAATCACCTACCCTGCATCTACAGGAAGGAATTTTGAAGAGCTGTTACGGGTCATTGATTCGTTACAACTGACAGCATACCAAAAAGTGGCTACGCCTGCCAATTGGAAACATGGCGACGAAGTTGTTATCAGCCCTTCTGTATCAAACGAAGAGGCCAAAAAATTATTTACGAAAGGCTTTAAAGAGGTAAGACCGTATTTACGCCTTACGCCACAACCGGATTTGGATTAA
- a CDS encoding thioredoxin family protein → MARTESNMLPLGTKAPDFTLYDTISDKMLSLDDLKGEKGTVVMFICNHCPFVKHVNNEISRIAKQYTPVGISFIAISSNDVENYPDDAPDKMKINAKEQDFIFPYLYDESQKVAKAYDAACTPDFYVFNGRMDLIYRGQIDNSRPGNDLPVTGKDLRTAINSLLTEVSLKIDQKPSLGCNIKWK, encoded by the coding sequence ATGGCCAGAACCGAAAGTAATATGTTACCACTTGGTACCAAAGCCCCTGATTTCACACTCTACGATACCATATCTGATAAGATGCTTTCATTAGATGACCTGAAAGGCGAAAAAGGTACCGTTGTCATGTTTATATGCAATCATTGCCCCTTTGTAAAACATGTCAATAACGAAATATCGCGAATAGCAAAACAATACACGCCGGTGGGAATCAGTTTTATTGCCATTTCAAGTAACGATGTTGAGAATTACCCCGATGATGCTCCGGATAAAATGAAAATCAATGCCAAAGAACAGGATTTTATATTCCCTTACCTCTATGATGAAAGTCAGAAAGTAGCCAAAGCATACGATGCCGCCTGCACCCCGGATTTTTATGTGTTTAACGGTCGTATGGATCTGATTTACAGAGGGCAGATCGACAATTCCAGACCTGGTAATGATTTACCCGTAACAGGAAAAGACTTGCGTACAGCCATTAACAGTTTGCTTACAGAAGTCTCTCTCAAGATCGATCAAAAACCGAGTTTGGGCTGTAACATCAAATGGAAATAA
- a CDS encoding phosphoribosylpyrophosphate synthetase — MERSYETLSEAINSLKLDGYVEDFNLCDAGVENKHKKTIHNSDELIVITYYRFEGTTNPDDSSVLYVIETTSGEKGLLVDAYGMYSGNVSQELMDKLKMR; from the coding sequence ATGGAAAGGTCGTATGAAACATTGTCTGAAGCTATAAATTCGTTAAAGTTAGATGGTTATGTGGAAGATTTTAATCTTTGCGATGCAGGGGTTGAGAATAAGCATAAAAAAACCATTCACAATTCAGATGAATTAATCGTGATTACCTATTACCGGTTTGAGGGAACAACAAATCCGGACGACAGTTCTGTTCTTTATGTTATAGAAACGACTTCGGGAGAAAAGGGACTATTGGTCGATGCTTATGGTATGTATTCGGGGAATGTATCGCAAGAGCTTATGGATAAACTAAAAATGCGGTAG
- a CDS encoding winged helix-turn-helix transcriptional regulator yields the protein MSTKAIAIEEKVCPLEKAVNTISGKWKIAIVWQINEGKKRPSEFLRGIKNVDRRVLNQQLSEMVSDGLLTKKSYNEIPPRVEYQLTDLGRKLVDILWKLNNWGKLLVEKDDTFNIIK from the coding sequence ATGAGCACAAAGGCCATAGCAATAGAAGAAAAAGTCTGTCCTTTAGAAAAAGCAGTAAATACCATCAGTGGAAAATGGAAAATTGCCATTGTTTGGCAAATCAATGAAGGAAAAAAACGACCAAGTGAATTTTTGAGAGGCATTAAAAATGTAGACCGAAGAGTACTCAATCAGCAACTTTCTGAAATGGTTTCCGACGGACTCTTAACCAAAAAATCCTATAACGAAATTCCTCCAAGAGTTGAATACCAATTGACAGACTTAGGCCGAAAACTTGTTGATATTTTATGGAAACTCAATAACTGGGGAAAATTGCTGGTTGAAAAGGACGATACTTTTAATATCATAAAATAA
- a CDS encoding DNA alkylation repair protein gives MNEQINNRKGARKVQDIPKEVLDLLNNGNIETVNLTEWLAVNHIELIKANFVDIGIPGDGIQKVLDEVRKQKKPSVMNTIKVVGESIYRHLNGRAEFLAVFEKLKAHKSDSIRCYAPYLVSLNDESDIEEKLNEVKDLIADRHFGVREVVWMALRPEIAKDLEKSIRILTEWTTHEHEYIRRFTTESTRPRGVWCRHIDKLKENPEVALPILENLKSDSSKYVQDSVGNWLNDASKSRPDFVIELCDRWKKESPVKETEKIIKKARRTIDK, from the coding sequence ATGAACGAGCAGATTAACAACAGAAAAGGAGCGAGGAAAGTACAGGATATTCCTAAAGAAGTTTTGGATTTACTTAACAACGGAAACATTGAGACCGTTAATTTAACAGAATGGTTAGCGGTAAATCATATCGAACTTATTAAAGCTAATTTTGTCGATATCGGTATTCCAGGTGATGGAATTCAGAAGGTACTGGATGAAGTTCGGAAACAGAAGAAGCCATCGGTAATGAACACGATAAAAGTTGTTGGTGAATCGATTTATCGACACTTAAATGGAAGGGCGGAATTTTTAGCTGTTTTTGAAAAACTTAAAGCACATAAGTCGGATTCAATCCGCTGTTATGCACCTTATTTGGTTTCGTTAAACGACGAATCAGATATAGAAGAGAAACTAAATGAAGTAAAGGATTTGATAGCTGACAGGCATTTTGGAGTGAGGGAAGTTGTATGGATGGCCTTGCGACCCGAAATAGCTAAAGATTTAGAAAAATCAATACGGATATTAACGGAATGGACAACCCATGAGCACGAATATATCAGAAGGTTTACAACAGAGTCGACCCGACCACGAGGGGTTTGGTGTAGACATATTGACAAACTAAAGGAAAATCCGGAAGTTGCTTTGCCTATTCTTGAAAATTTAAAATCCGATTCATCCAAATACGTTCAAGACAGTGTTGGAAACTGGTTAAACGATGCCAGCAAGTCACGCCCCGATTTCGTTATAGAACTCTGCGACAGGTGGAAAAAAGAGTCACCCGTTAAAGAAACCGAAAAGATCATCAAAAAAGCAAGAAGAACCATTGATAAATAA
- a CDS encoding TraB/GumN family protein — protein sequence MKNIKKMITVCVLCVSFVISAQEKGDVENSVLWKIEHPDLKQSSYLFGTLHMICEDEFSIPEKVLNSLNNVDELVLEVNLSDSEEMIALQKEMIKGNKISEDLTAKQFSDLDAFIQKVMGLPLQNFDAYGISTLYSMMTSKMLSCTNIKFMEIELAQIAAKKNVKVVALEKVSEQFGYIKMAYPPLECYRLIFLFEEYKEDFNKAVRLYKQEDITETTRLISQDKYMNAHSRRYLLENRNINWVEKMAVMMKEKSNLFAVGAAHLTSKDGLIQLLKEKGYIVTPVL from the coding sequence ATGAAGAATATTAAAAAAATGATTACTGTATGTGTTTTATGTGTTTCTTTTGTTATCTCTGCACAGGAAAAAGGGGATGTGGAAAATTCCGTTCTTTGGAAAATAGAACATCCTGATCTCAAACAGTCTTCTTATTTGTTTGGTACTTTGCATATGATTTGTGAAGATGAATTCTCTATCCCTGAAAAGGTGTTGAACAGTTTGAACAATGTTGACGAATTGGTGTTAGAGGTGAATCTTTCCGACTCCGAAGAAATGATAGCTTTGCAAAAAGAAATGATTAAGGGGAACAAAATTTCAGAAGATTTGACAGCAAAACAATTCTCTGATCTGGATGCTTTTATTCAGAAGGTCATGGGGCTTCCATTACAAAATTTTGATGCTTATGGTATTTCGACGCTTTACAGTATGATGACGAGTAAAATGCTGTCGTGTACCAATATCAAGTTTATGGAGATTGAGTTGGCACAAATAGCTGCAAAAAAGAATGTTAAGGTTGTTGCTTTGGAGAAAGTCTCAGAACAGTTCGGTTATATTAAAATGGCATATCCGCCTTTAGAATGTTACCGGCTTATATTTCTATTTGAAGAATACAAAGAAGATTTTAATAAGGCTGTTCGGCTCTATAAGCAAGAAGATATTACCGAAACTACTCGTTTAATAAGTCAGGATAAATATATGAATGCCCATTCAAGGCGATATCTGCTAGAAAACCGGAATATTAATTGGGTCGAAAAAATGGCGGTAATGATGAAAGAGAAAAGTAATCTTTTTGCCGTAGGCGCAGCACATTTGACAAGTAAGGATGGTTTAATTCAACTTTTAAAGGAAAAAGGGTACATCGTAACCCCTGTTCTATAA
- a CDS encoding RNA polymerase sigma factor: MKITEKEFLDKINEHKGILYKVTRMYCDEPEDREDLSQEITLQLWKSIDTFKGNSQFSSWMYRVALNTAIVFFKKDKKRKNTTADIKIDPVAHKDYDRDKDKQLDCFYKAIKELNKLDKALILLYIDGYSGKEIAENLGITEVNARVKINRAKKQLKRIIKAQGYEF; the protein is encoded by the coding sequence GTGAAAATAACGGAAAAAGAATTTTTAGATAAGATAAACGAGCATAAGGGGATTCTTTATAAAGTAACAAGGATGTATTGTGATGAACCTGAAGATCGGGAAGATCTATCTCAGGAGATTACCCTGCAACTCTGGAAATCGATAGATACCTTTAAAGGAAATAGTCAATTTTCTTCCTGGATGTATCGTGTGGCATTGAACACTGCCATCGTCTTTTTCAAAAAAGACAAAAAGAGAAAGAATACGACGGCTGATATAAAGATAGACCCTGTAGCTCATAAAGACTATGATCGTGATAAAGATAAGCAACTCGACTGTTTTTATAAAGCGATAAAGGAGTTGAACAAATTAGACAAAGCACTCATATTACTCTACATTGACGGGTATTCAGGAAAGGAGATTGCCGAAAACCTGGGGATTACTGAAGTTAACGCAAGAGTAAAAATTAATAGGGCAAAAAAACAATTAAAACGAATTATAAAAGCACAAGGCTATGAATTTTGA
- a CDS encoding MarR family winged helix-turn-helix transcriptional regulator — translation MKFNTPTSTILYSIEESIKAYRKLCAKNISEVIPDITVDQALILVILSENGGYTQMEIADMVFKDYASITRILKLMEDKDYLKKEVNVHDRRRSLMTLTARGKKAITLLHPIIKLNRSTALKGFTEVELVQLFDLLKRITKNCTL, via the coding sequence ATGAAATTTAATACACCTACGTCAACGATACTCTACTCAATCGAAGAGTCGATTAAGGCCTACAGAAAATTATGTGCTAAAAATATATCAGAAGTAATTCCGGATATAACGGTCGATCAGGCTCTGATACTGGTAATCTTAAGTGAAAATGGAGGTTATACGCAAATGGAAATCGCCGATATGGTTTTTAAGGATTATGCTTCCATTACTCGCATATTAAAATTAATGGAGGATAAGGACTATTTAAAAAAGGAGGTAAATGTACATGACAGAAGACGATCGTTAATGACTTTAACAGCGAGAGGAAAAAAAGCGATCACTTTATTACATCCGATCATAAAGCTCAACAGAAGTACCGCATTAAAAGGATTTACAGAAGTAGAGCTTGTTCAATTGTTCGACTTGCTAAAAAGGATAACCAAAAACTGTACTCTTTAA
- a CDS encoding serine hydrolase, giving the protein MKKVIYLWSTVFIFSCTGSTTISHQDNKVIEISNYLDSLDGFSGAVLIARNDSVLFKKAYGYAHLGHKVKNNTATKFSYASIGKSFTAVAVFQLIQEGKLSLSDPMGKFLPDYPNQAAGDSITIKQLLMHRSGLPNYFQSEKFINTSKEQYRDMKSLASLYEEEPLEFKPDEDFAYRNTNYIVLGRIIEAVSQMPYEEFVRKNIFAVAKMENTGNPDSDHPVENAAESYMLSEIYPNQLQKTFFMSAVKGGPAGGGRSTLDDLYKFATAFKNGRLLNATYTDMMKTAPVNGWYGYGMQFAGAKGSGIYGHSGGHFGVGAEWRIFDKQGYTVILLTNKDLDQGFFDARFFIEKVIAGATPKLDSYFFTKKVIHAYMEKGAENAEKMIVGAKNELSEINMNAKGYEMIKRGFYEKAIGLFQLEVLAFPESYDAYDSLGEAYMMNGDTEKAIKNYEKSLALNPENDNAKEKLEMLEGK; this is encoded by the coding sequence ATGAAAAAAGTAATTTATTTATGGTCTACCGTATTTATTTTCTCCTGCACAGGAAGTACTACGATTTCTCATCAAGATAATAAAGTAATTGAAATCAGTAATTACCTGGACTCGCTGGATGGTTTTAGCGGAGCTGTGTTAATAGCCAGGAATGACAGTGTTCTGTTTAAAAAAGCTTATGGATATGCTCATTTGGGGCATAAGGTTAAAAATAATACAGCCACCAAATTTTCATATGCATCAATTGGTAAATCGTTTACGGCCGTGGCCGTTTTTCAATTGATCCAGGAAGGGAAATTATCATTAAGCGATCCCATGGGAAAGTTTCTTCCCGATTATCCTAACCAGGCTGCCGGAGATTCGATCACGATCAAACAGCTGTTAATGCATAGAAGCGGGTTGCCTAATTATTTCCAATCGGAAAAATTTATAAATACTTCAAAGGAGCAATACAGGGATATGAAAAGCCTGGCTTCATTATATGAAGAAGAGCCTCTGGAATTTAAACCTGATGAAGATTTTGCTTACCGGAATACAAACTATATCGTACTGGGCAGAATTATAGAAGCTGTTTCGCAAATGCCATATGAGGAGTTTGTTCGTAAAAACATTTTTGCTGTGGCTAAAATGGAAAACACCGGTAACCCGGACTCTGATCACCCCGTTGAAAATGCAGCCGAGAGCTATATGCTGTCGGAGATATATCCGAATCAGCTTCAAAAGACATTTTTTATGAGTGCAGTAAAGGGAGGGCCTGCGGGCGGTGGACGTTCGACCCTGGATGACCTGTATAAATTTGCCACTGCGTTTAAAAATGGCAGGTTGCTGAATGCTACTTATACCGATATGATGAAAACAGCCCCCGTAAACGGGTGGTATGGCTACGGAATGCAATTTGCAGGGGCTAAAGGTTCAGGTATTTATGGGCATAGCGGCGGGCATTTTGGCGTGGGTGCTGAATGGCGCATTTTTGATAAACAAGGCTATACGGTAATTCTGTTAACCAATAAAGACCTGGACCAGGGCTTTTTTGATGCCCGCTTTTTTATTGAAAAAGTTATTGCGGGAGCTACGCCAAAGCTGGATAGTTACTTCTTTACGAAGAAGGTCATACATGCTTATATGGAGAAAGGTGCTGAGAATGCGGAAAAGATGATCGTAGGAGCTAAAAACGAATTGTCAGAAATAAATATGAATGCCAAGGGGTATGAGATGATCAAGAGAGGGTTTTATGAGAAAGCAATCGGTCTGTTTCAACTCGAGGTTCTTGCATTTCCCGAATCTTACGATGCGTATGACTCATTGGGAGAAGCTTATATGATGAATGGTGATACCGAGAAAGCAATAAAAAATTACGAAAAAAGTCTGGCTTTGAATCCTGAAAATGACAATGCCAAAGAAAAATTAGAAATGTTGGAGGGAAAATAA
- the chrA gene encoding chromate efflux transporter — protein MKHENKLVEVAGVFFKLGCVAFGGPAAHIAMMEEEIVNKRRWIDRQHFLDLVGATNLIPGPNSTEMTMHCGHERAGIPGLFVAGLCFICPAVVITGVFAWLYGAYGELPEVAPLVFGIKPAVLTIIAAAILKLGKKALKNWELGLLGTLVLLVSLLGVNEIAALLAGGMLGTFYFYIKSKRAVSLNSVFPFLFMQVPAAAVSGITGLKVFWVFLKVGAVLYGSGYVLFAYLDAELVVSGWLSRQELIDAVAVGQFTPGPVLSTATFIGYQLAGIWGAVAATLGIFLPSFLFVLILNPLVPKMRKSKSLGYFLDCVNIAAVAVMVAVLFKMGAETLTNWRGVVIAIISFAFTFGVKKINAMWTVTGGALLGYVLYMF, from the coding sequence ATGAAGCATGAGAATAAACTAGTTGAGGTAGCCGGTGTTTTTTTTAAACTCGGGTGTGTTGCCTTTGGAGGTCCTGCCGCACATATCGCTATGATGGAAGAGGAGATCGTGAATAAACGCAGGTGGATAGACCGGCAACATTTTCTAGATCTTGTGGGGGCTACGAATTTAATTCCGGGTCCGAATTCAACAGAAATGACTATGCACTGCGGCCATGAACGAGCAGGTATTCCGGGTTTGTTTGTAGCAGGACTGTGCTTTATATGTCCGGCGGTAGTTATAACAGGAGTGTTTGCGTGGTTATACGGTGCGTATGGGGAACTGCCTGAAGTAGCACCTCTTGTATTCGGTATAAAACCTGCTGTACTGACGATTATAGCTGCGGCTATTTTAAAACTGGGTAAGAAAGCGTTGAAGAATTGGGAGTTGGGGTTGTTAGGTACGTTGGTACTTCTGGTCAGTTTGCTTGGGGTCAATGAAATTGCAGCATTGTTGGCTGGTGGTATGCTGGGGACTTTCTATTTTTATATCAAAAGCAAACGTGCAGTAAGTTTAAACTCGGTTTTTCCGTTTTTGTTCATGCAGGTGCCCGCAGCTGCTGTTTCAGGAATTACCGGTTTAAAGGTTTTTTGGGTTTTTCTGAAAGTCGGTGCTGTATTGTACGGCAGTGGCTATGTATTATTTGCTTATCTTGATGCGGAGCTGGTTGTCAGCGGGTGGTTAAGCCGTCAGGAGCTTATAGATGCGGTGGCAGTGGGGCAGTTTACTCCCGGACCGGTTTTATCGACAGCAACGTTTATCGGTTATCAGCTGGCAGGAATATGGGGAGCTGTTGCGGCTACTTTAGGAATCTTTCTCCCTTCTTTTTTGTTTGTGCTTATACTGAATCCGCTAGTGCCGAAAATGAGAAAGTCAAAATCCTTAGGTTATTTTCTCGATTGTGTGAATATAGCAGCAGTGGCAGTAATGGTAGCGGTACTTTTTAAAATGGGTGCGGAAACCTTAACAAATTGGCGCGGTGTTGTGATAGCAATAATCAGTTTTGCATTCACTTTTGGAGTGAAGAAAATCAATGCCATGTGGACCGTAACTGGCGGAGCCTTGTTAGGGTATGTTCTTTATATGTTTTAA
- a CDS encoding TlpA disulfide reductase family protein, which produces MRFLSLVMFSMILITSSCVKEKKHTTRLPLTTYTGTIEAQDDKEIAFTFKAKTGTSLEIYNADEIIEVDEISYINDSIVIKLPVFESIIKAQIATDSSLSGYYIKPNLNRTVPFYAKPGTERFDITADADFNVTGNWKVEFSPDSDNPTVAKGIFKQHGNKLTGTFRTTTGDYRYLEGVVEGDLLKLSTFDGAHAYLFTASVTDSSMTGNFYSGNHYKEPFAAQRDETFELADPDTLTSLKKGYDKLTFSFPDENGNMVSLDDDRFKNKVVVVQIMGTWCPNCLDETRYFSNYYKANKNKPVEFVALAFEYVKSDTLAFKAINRLKERTGIEYPVLLAQYGTTSKKKAQEKLPMLNHIISYPTSIFIDKKGKVRKIHTGFNGPATAEKYETFKKEFNNFMDKLIAEK; this is translated from the coding sequence ATGAGATTCCTAAGCTTAGTGATGTTTTCTATGATACTTATAACATCTTCTTGTGTAAAAGAAAAAAAACATACAACCAGACTTCCACTAACCACATACACAGGAACTATTGAAGCTCAGGACGATAAAGAAATTGCATTTACCTTTAAAGCAAAAACCGGTACTTCTCTTGAAATTTATAATGCCGATGAGATTATAGAAGTTGATGAAATCAGCTATATAAATGATTCCATCGTTATAAAATTGCCTGTATTCGAGAGTATCATAAAAGCACAAATAGCAACGGACAGCAGCCTTTCAGGTTATTATATTAAACCCAATTTAAACAGGACGGTGCCTTTTTATGCCAAACCGGGTACTGAAAGGTTTGATATTACAGCTGATGCGGACTTTAATGTTACCGGGAATTGGAAAGTTGAATTTAGCCCCGACAGCGATAATCCTACTGTGGCAAAAGGCATTTTTAAGCAGCATGGAAACAAGCTGACAGGAACTTTCAGGACAACTACCGGCGACTACCGGTATCTTGAAGGTGTTGTAGAAGGCGATCTGCTTAAACTATCTACATTCGATGGAGCCCACGCCTATTTATTTACGGCTTCCGTTACTGACAGTAGCATGACCGGAAACTTTTATTCCGGAAATCATTATAAAGAACCTTTTGCAGCACAAAGAGATGAAACATTTGAATTAGCTGACCCCGATACACTTACATCCTTAAAAAAAGGTTATGACAAACTGACTTTTTCTTTTCCTGACGAGAACGGCAATATGGTTTCTTTAGATGATGACCGCTTTAAAAATAAAGTAGTGGTGGTACAAATTATGGGAACCTGGTGCCCTAACTGCCTTGATGAAACCCGTTATTTCAGTAACTATTACAAAGCCAACAAAAACAAACCCGTCGAATTTGTGGCATTAGCATTTGAGTATGTGAAATCAGATACTTTAGCATTTAAAGCTATTAACAGGTTAAAAGAGCGTACAGGAATTGAATATCCCGTTTTATTGGCCCAATACGGAACGACAAGCAAGAAAAAAGCACAGGAAAAACTCCCCATGCTCAATCATATTATATCGTACCCAACAAGTATTTTTATCGACAAAAAAGGAAAAGTCCGTAAAATCCATACCGGGTTTAACGGTCCTGCCACAGCTGAGAAATACGAAACGTTTAAAAAGGAGTTCAACAATTTTATGGATAAACTGATTGCTGAGAAATAA
- a CDS encoding zinc-binding dehydrogenase: MINGSSSGGGHLAIQIAEACGAEVTSVSSTNNLSLCKKLVADHTIDYRNEDFTKSDKKFDVIFDVVLTKSYKETRRLLNPKGIYIGRPPH, translated from the coding sequence TTGATCAATGGCAGCAGCAGTGGTGGTGGGCATCTTGCGATTCAGATAGCCGAAGCCTGTGGGGCGGAAGTTACAAGTGTTTCAAGTACAAACAACTTGTCTCTGTGCAAAAAGCTGGTGGCTGATCATACTATTGATTATAGAAATGAAGATTTTACAAAATCAGATAAGAAGTTTGATGTAATCTTTGATGTTGTTTTGACAAAGTCTTATAAAGAAACAAGACGCCTCCTTAATCCGAAAGGGATTTACATCGGAAGACCCCCGCATTGA
- a CDS encoding zinc-binding dehydrogenase, whose product MIKELLLYRRAKFVAVKPEKEVLLNLVTLMRQGKLPVYIDKVFSLSLITEAHAYMEKGRTRGKF is encoded by the coding sequence ATGATCAAAGAATTGTTATTGTACAGGCGGGCGAAATTTGTAGCCGTAAAACCTGAGAAGGAAGTGCTGTTGAATCTGGTGACACTGATGAGACAAGGAAAACTGCCTGTTTATATAGATAAAGTTTTTTCATTAAGTTTAATTACAGAAGCTCATGCCTATATGGAAAAGGGCAGGACCAGGGGAAAGTTTTAA
- a CDS encoding tRNA-binding protein encodes MEITWSDFEKVEMRVGTILEIKDFPEARNPAYQLFIDFGPEIGRRKTSAQITRLYDKESLLGKQVVAVVNFPKKQIANFMSECLVIGAVHGKEVTLLSTDMKVENGLRVL; translated from the coding sequence ATGGAAATAACCTGGAGTGATTTTGAAAAGGTAGAGATGCGTGTCGGAACCATATTGGAAATAAAAGACTTCCCCGAAGCGCGTAACCCGGCTTATCAGTTGTTTATAGATTTCGGTCCCGAAATAGGCCGGCGTAAAACGTCAGCACAAATAACCAGATTGTACGATAAGGAAAGCTTGTTGGGTAAACAGGTGGTTGCCGTTGTTAATTTTCCTAAAAAGCAGATTGCTAATTTTATGAGCGAATGCCTGGTGATAGGTGCTGTTCATGGAAAAGAGGTAACCTTGTTAAGTACGGATATGAAAGTAGAAAACGGTTTACGGGTGTTATAG
- the rimO gene encoding 30S ribosomal protein S12 methylthiotransferase RimO, with amino-acid sequence MRTKSLKKNKINVVTLGCSKNVYDSEVLMGQLKANGKEVVHEEEGNIVVINTCGFINNAKEESVNTILEYVQKKEEGIVDKVFVSGCLSERYKPDLEKEIPDVDQYFGTSDLPVLLKALGADYKHELVGERLTTTPKNYAYLKIAEGCDRPCSFCAIPLMRGAHKSTPVEDLVKEAEKLAQKGVKELILIAQDLTYYGLDLYKKRCLADLLKALVKVDGIEWIRLHYAFPTGFPMDVLEVMKEEPKVCNYIDIPLQHIADPMLKSMRRGTTQAKTTRLLQDFRVAVPEMAIRTTLIVGYPGETEEDFQTLKDWVKEMRFERLGCFTYSHEENTHAYKLTDDVPEEVKQQRAAEIMDIQSQISWELNQEKIGKTFRCIIDRKEGTHFVGRTAFDSPDVDNEVLIDATKHYVRVGEFIDVKIEEASDFDLYGAPLS; translated from the coding sequence ATGAGAACCAAGTCTTTAAAAAAGAACAAGATAAATGTAGTTACCCTGGGTTGCTCCAAAAATGTGTACGACAGTGAAGTGCTTATGGGGCAATTGAAAGCCAATGGTAAAGAGGTGGTGCATGAAGAGGAAGGGAACATTGTTGTTATAAACACTTGTGGTTTTATAAACAATGCTAAGGAGGAAAGTGTTAACACGATACTCGAATATGTTCAGAAAAAAGAAGAGGGGATTGTAGATAAGGTATTTGTATCCGGGTGTTTAAGTGAACGTTACAAGCCTGATTTGGAAAAGGAAATTCCCGATGTAGATCAGTATTTCGGCACTTCAGACCTGCCTGTACTTTTAAAAGCACTCGGCGCTGATTACAAGCACGAATTGGTAGGGGAGCGTTTAACGACTACCCCTAAGAATTATGCATATCTTAAAATAGCTGAAGGATGTGACCGGCCGTGTAGTTTCTGTGCCATTCCTTTAATGCGGGGTGCACATAAAAGTACACCTGTTGAGGACCTGGTAAAGGAAGCGGAGAAATTGGCCCAAAAAGGAGTAAAAGAACTTATTCTTATAGCCCAGGATCTTACTTATTACGGATTAGATCTTTATAAAAAAAGATGTCTGGCCGATTTACTGAAAGCCTTGGTGAAGGTAGATGGTATCGAATGGATCCGTTTGCATTATGCATTCCCGACAGGATTCCCGATGGATGTATTGGAGGTGATGAAGGAAGAACCGAAAGTGTGTAACTATATCGATATACCCCTACAGCATATAGCAGACCCTATGTTAAAATCGATGCGCAGGGGGACTACGCAGGCCAAAACGACCAGGTTATTACAGGATTTTAGAGTTGCTGTACCGGAAATGGCAATTAGGACCACCTTGATTGTGGGATATCCCGGAGAGACAGAAGAAGATTTTCAGACGCTTAAGGACTGGGTGAAGGAAATGAGGTTTGAACGTTTGGGATGTTTTACTTACAGCCACGAAGAGAATACACATGCCTATAAGCTGACAGATGATGTTCCCGAGGAGGTTAAGCAGCAGCGGGCAGCAGAGATCATGGACATCCAATCGCAGATTTCCTGGGAACTGAACCAGGAGAAGATCGGAAAAACGTTCAGGTGTATTATCGATAGAAAAGAAGGAACCCATTTTGTCGGAAGAACAGCATTTGATTCACCTGATGTAGATAATGAGGTGCTTATTGATGCAACCAAACATTATGTTAGGGTGGGCGAGTTTATCGATGTGAAAATTGAGGAAGCTTCCGATTTCGACCTTTACGGAGCTCCCTTGAGTTAG